DNA sequence from the Sphingobacteriia bacterium genome:
AATACATAGCTTTAATTAAAACAATTTGTATTTTATCAGTTATAAATAATGTCATCAGTTGATTTTGAATTAGAATACTGGAGATTAATTTATCTAATAAGCGCTTAATTTCAGGTGTTTCAAGCGATAGTTTTCCATAAGATAAATTATAGGATCTTTATTTTGATAATTTCTCTTTCACTTTTATTTAGCTTATTTATCCAATATCTATAAAATTATTGTTCCCCACGAAAGAACTTAATGATAATTTATTGATTAAAATCTTTTAGAAAGGTTTTTTTCTATTGAATAATTATGAAAGTATCGATTTCTATTAGGAAAGTCTTGGGCATTTATATTGATAGATTTTGATTTAACATTTTTATATCGATGAAAAAGATGTTCATCTTGAAGACTTATAAGTCGATCTAATTCTTCAAAACCTTTTAAATTATAACTACTTTTTGGAATTATTGAAATAGATATACAAAGAATTTTACAAATTATTTCATTAGGTAAAGTATATGAATTGAAATGCGATATTAAGCAGTTTAATCCTTTTTTTGATAATGATTTTATATAATAAGAATAATCCTTCAAAGGTTTAAGATATTTATCTTTAATAAAGCAATATTTTAATATCATTGACTTGATAAGGAAAGAATCAAAAATCTGGATGAAAACTGGGTTACTAGAGGACGTATCAAACTTTATCATCAAAAATTCAATAGGGCCATTATTCTCAATATATTCTTTAATTTCAAATACTTTCTCCATCAGTTTTCCAACCTTTTTGAGAGTGAAAGTTTTATCAAAATCCTTTGTAATATAGTTTTTAAACCAATCTTCGTATAAAGTTTCTGATTTAATATGAAGTCCATTATTTATTGTAAAAAATAATTTTAATAAAAAAGATTTAATAATAATTTTATTAATATTAAAATCATCATTTCGTAATATCGAAAATAAAAGAGGCTTAAAATCGGAAATTCTTATGTTATAAGATTTATATATCTCAAGTAATATATTTCCTAACTCATAATTGTGATTATCTATAATTATTTGTAAACTATAATGTCTGTTTTTATTAAATATTAGGTTAAGATTTATTCCTTGTCTGTTAGCTGTTTCTATAAAACCATAAAGTTGTTCGACTTTATTATCTTTAATAATATATATAAATTTTGATTCAAATAATTCATCTTCAGTTGCAAGAAATTTATTAATATATGAACCTGCAGCTTCTAATAACTTATTTATCATTTTTACCTTCATTTAAATACGGAGTACATATACAATAATTTATTACGGTAAAATATTATAATACAAATAATTATAGTGTACTTCTAATTATAATAATTTATAATTTTAACATTTGTTTAGCTTCTTCTATTTGTTGGAAATTATTAGTTAAAAGTTCTGAATTTTGCCCAGAATAAATAAAACATACTCCTTTAAAATTCATCCCTAAATATCGACAAATTTCTTGAAATATTGCTTCAAGGTTTTTTGGAGGAGATGTGCCAAAACAAGCTAGAACAAATAAATTTTTACCTCTTAATTTTTTACCTAAATCTTGTCTTATTTTTAAAAGGTCTGTGAAGCGATCAAGAAAAACTTTCATTTGACCACTCATAGTGTACCAATATATTGGGGTTGCTAGAATAAAAGTATCATAATTCATTATCTCTTCCATTAAAGTAAGGAAATCATCATGCTTATTCTTATGTTCGTAATCAAAGGGTAAAATATTATAATCATTTAAATCTATTAAACGAATTTTTTCTTCATATACCGTTTGTATTGCCTGCCATGTATTACCTCTGCTCCTTGAACTGCCTAATATTATGATAGGATTATTCATAATATAACCTCATTTAATATTGTTCTAATTAATTTATAATAGTAATTTTAAGTTTTTTAAATATAAATTTAATAATATATTAGTATTCTACGTAGTAGAAAGTATAAATTATATCTTTAACATAATTACTAATTGAAATTACTTTTAATTTAATTAAAATAATATTAGTATTTAATTGTTTATAAATTAAATACTAATATTATGTTAGAAAAAGTTTTAAAAAAATCAATTAAAGAAGGTAATATTGATTATATACGACATTATTATAAACTTTCTAAACTTAATTGTTTTAAATATAGAAACTATTATCCAAAAAAAGGATATACAACAGTACTTCACTTAGCAGCACGTTATAATCAAATTGAAGTTATCCGATTTTATTGCCAGGAAATGAATATTGATATTAATATTCTAGATTCAAACAAAGAAAATATGCTTGCTTCAGCAAAAAAGCTTTCACTAGTAAAAGAATTATATAATTTAGAAATTAACATTATAGCGCTAAATAAAGAGAATAAAGGAATAATTGAAACATCTTTATGTCAAAAAAATTATAGGAAAGCAATGTTTGTAACCACTATATTTTATTTAGTACATAATGTAAATTTACCTTACTTAAAAAATCTCTGGGATCAGCATTTTCGAAAGATAAATTTTGATGAACAAAAGAATCATACAATATTATTTTATCAAAAATTTTTCTTAAATTTAGAAATAGTGCATAGATTAAATTTTAATAAAACAACTAAAGAGCTTATTTCACTAAATTTTAATGAAATAATGAAAATTGCAGGTAAATGTTACAGAAATAATATTGAGAAGGCAGTTAAAATTTTTATAGCTAATAGATATTTAGGGAATTTAATGTTATTGTGTTCAAAAGATATTTATCTAAAATGTTTTTCAAAATCTATGGAGATTGAATTACCAAATGAAATTGTATGGACTATAGCTTCTTATTTAACTTCTTATTCAATTTCTTGGACAGAGTTGAATAGATCATATGTAGAAGCTCGTAAATCATCTAAAATTTTTAAAAATAATAATATAGGATTGAAATGAGTATTTGTGCGATTAAAGGTATAGGTATAGCTACATCATATGGCTTAGGTTTTGAAAAGCTTAAAGATGGATTATTAAATAATTACTCTACTATTAAATATTCAAATTTATATAATAAATTTGTAGCTGAAATTCCTATAAAAAATAATTTTAAAATAAGCACCTATTCATTATTAGAATATGTTATTAATGAAGCTCTAGATAATGCAAATTTAAGCAAAGAAAAATTAAAAGATAAGAATGTATTAGCTATAATATGTACAAGGTCAGGTAAAGTACCACAAAAACTTATTGACTTAACCGTAGAAAGTGAGTGGTTAAAAGATAAAGAATTCTTGATAAAGAAAATATTAAATTTAAAAAATATATATTTTGCTTCTATAAGCGCTGCTTGTGCCACAGTGAATTTTGCAATAAATCAGGCCATTAATTTATTAAAGGATCAGTCTTTATTTGATTATGCTATAATATTAGGTAGTGAATTATTAAATAAATATGAAATAGCTGGAATGGAAGCTACTAAAGCTTTAGGACAATTTCCTGCAAAACCATTCGACAAAGAACGCGCTGGTATTAACTTAGGTGAAGGTGGTGGTGCAATAATAATAGAAAATTACAAAGGGGAAGATAATGCAAAGGCAATTATAAAAGGAGTTTCTACAAGAGTATCTGTTAAAAGCCCTACTCAAACGGACATATTAGCGTTTTCAAATGTTATAAAGGATGTTTTAAAGAACTCGAAAACTAATAGAATAGATATGATCAATGCACATGCAACAGGAACAATAGAAGGTGATTCTGCAGAATGTAAGGCTTTAAATTTATGTGAATTATTAAATGGTGTGCCCGTGACTTCTATAAAGGGCGCCATTGGGCATTTACTTTACTCAGCTGGTTTTCCTTCAATTGTATCAAGTATTATTTTCATGCAAAATAATATAATACCTCCTACAATTGGGTTAGAGAATATCGATACTGAATGTAATATTTCAGCTGTTAATAAAAACCCTATTAATAAAAAAATAAAAAATATACTTATTAATAGCGCAGGATTTTATGGAAACTATTCTAGTATGATATTAAGTTCTCCTGTGTAGAGGAATAACACTGAGACGCTAAATTCTTCAGAGCTATTCTATCGATTTTACCATTCGAGTGATAGGGTAATGATTCAATTATAAAATAATACTTAGGAAATAATTCCTGGTGTAATTTCTCTAAACTCCATTTTTTAATATCTTCGATTATATTAGTATCCTTTGAATTAAGCTTTACAAGAGCAGTTAATTTCTTATGGCCAAGGTCATTCATATCAATATAAGTTACACCGACTTCTTCTATATTTTTATGATTAAGCAATGTTTGTTCAATAGTTTCTGGATTGATATTATATCCATTTACAATTATAATATTTTTTTTTCTTCCTATTATTTTAATATATCCTTCTTCATCTATATTAACAATATCACCAGTGTAAAGCGTTTTATCTGCTATGTTAAAAGTATAATCTCCATTTTCAAATACCCAATATCCTTCCATGATACTTGGGCTTTCAACAACTAATTCACCATCTTTTTCTACCCAAGTCTGTATATTTTTTAAACATTTACCTACACTACCAAACCGAAAATTTTCTAATGTATTAATGGAAATATTAGGGCCCGCCTCAACTTGACCATATCCATCTAATATTGGTTTACCGGTAAGGTTATACCAAAGTTTTGCTAGTTTAAGTGGTAAAATATCCCCTCCACATCCCCAAATTCTAATAGAAGAAATTTTAGAAACATAATTTGGATTTTTTACTAAAAAATTATATAAAAAAGAATAAAATACAGGTGTACTATCATATGCAGAAGATTTAGTTATATTAATAATTTCACATAAATGTTTAGGATTTAAAGTATCTGCTAAAATTAAATCCATTTTATATTTTTCCCACATATGTAAAATACTCAAACCATAAGCACACCATAAGGGTAAGGATATTAAAAGTTTATCATCTGTCAGGTAGTTTAAATGATTAAAAGTGGCTGTTGATTGAAAGTTTATGCCATTATGATTCCAAGCAATAAGTTTAGGCATACCAGTAGTACCAGAGGATCGACAGATAACAGCAACATTATTCAATTCTTTATTATTTAAAAATTTTTTGGATGAAATCTTTATATACTCTAGTTTATTTTCTGTTTCTTTAATAAGTAAAGAAGCTCCAAATTTTTTAGCTTCTTCTTTTGCTTCAAGAGTTTTGTATATTATTAAAGGTATTAGATTTAATTCTCTACACGCTAAATAAACCTTTAAAAATTCTAAATTAGATTTGAAATTAAGGCCTATAACTTCTTTATCATTTACACCTAATGATTTCAATTTATATATTTGATGTTGTACTTCTTGTTGGAAAAAGGGATATAATTGCTCATTCAAATAAACCTTCCCATATCTTTTAAAGCTCATGTCTCACCTCTTCTCCTAAATAATTTTCTTTAATACCTATTGGTATGTCTTGAACGTTTATTTGTAGCTCAATAATTGAAATATTATTATTAAGTGAATTAGTTAACGCTGATTCAATACATTTATTTAATGATTCTAAATCGCTAGGGGAAAAATAAAATGCATCGAGTTGTTTAGCTAATGACTCAAGATTATCTTCTTTTTCGAATTTACATCCTATGGAAATATTTTGGGATTTTTGCGTCAATGCTGGCCATCCGAAACCCTTATTATTGAGAATTATATAAATTATACCTAGTTTTTTTTCAGCTGCCGTAAATAAAGCTGCTCTTCCAAAAGAAAAGGATCCATCACCTGTAACTGAGATTACAATTCGTTCTTTATTACTAATTTTAACCCCTACTGCAACACCTATAGGTAAACCTAATCCTGTATGTTCCCCAGGTGAGAAAAATTTATCGTGTTCACCATTTATGTGAACTGGATAAAAATAAGGCCACATATCGTTTAATCCATTATCAGAAACTAAAGTAAAACCGTTTGGAATTTTTTCCTTTAATAATTTGAATAAAAACCTTACTTTATTGCTTTCAAAATTAATATTATCGGTCAAATAAAATTTTTGTTTATTTTTAACTTTTTGAATTTCCCTTAGCCAATCCTCATTATTGCTTTTATTTAATAATTTAAATTCCTGTATTAATAATTTTAGTGTTTCTTTAGCATCTCCTATAAGTTTATAATCTGCTTTTATGGATTTACCTATATCTTCGGGACAGATGTTAAGTTGTATTATTTTCTTTGATTCAAGTAATGATTTTATCCCTATTAAAACAGTTTCTTCAATCTGACTTCCAATAAAGAAAATTACATCCGAGGTATTTAATAATATTTTAGAAGGAAGAGAAGTATACAATCCAATTAAACCACAGCTTTGATTATGTGTTTCATTAATACTCCCTCGTCCAGAAGCGGTAGTAAAAGCTGCTGCAGAAAGAATTTCAGTGATTGAAGTAAATTCTTCCTTTGCAGAAGAAATCATACATCCTCCCCCTGCAATTAATAAAGGTTTTTGAGCGTCACTTAAGATCTTTGCTATAGTTTTAATATCTTGTATTATAGGAGAATATACATATTTCTTAGTATCTAGCGAAATATGTCCTTCATAATTTGTAAAAATTAAATCATCAGGTATTTCTATATAAACGGGCCCTGGTTTACCGTTTATAGCTATATTACATGCTTTTTGTAAAATGGGTTTTATCATATCGTAAGATTCAACTCGGTAAGCGAATTTTGTTATTGCTGACATGAATCCTACAGAGTTAAATTCTTGAAAAGCTCCAGTATTTTTAAGTGACCTAGACACTCCATTAGAAATAATAATCATAGGTATACATTGAGAATAGGCCTCCAAAATACCCATTGAAGCATTCGCTAAACCTGGCCCTGGATTACATGAAACAAAAACACATTTATTACTTTCTTGGGAAAATCCAATAGCGGCTGCTATAGCCACCCTTTGATCTCTAAATGTATAAGTTTTAAAACCTATTATTTTTGCAGTTGCTTCTAAAAGACCTATACCGTCTCCTACCATTCCAAATAAAGTATTTATACCTGATTCTTTTAATGAATTAGCATATAAATCCCATACATTATCATATGATCTCATTTCAATTTCTCCTTAAAATATTTTTATTACTTAAGATGGTTTAATAGACAAATTTTTTTTTCTTTAATTAAATAAACTCTATCATAATTAATTAATTTCGAATGTTTATGGGTAATTGTAATTACCGTAGAATTAGAAAAATGCTCTTTTATAATATTATCTAGAAGTTTGGAATTTATCATATCTAAAGATGAATCTGGTTCATCTAATAAAATTAATGGTTTAGGGTTTAATATTGCTCTGCAAAAACTCAACAACTGTTGCTCACCTTTACTTAAAACCTGTTTTTCATTAGAGATTTGTATCTCTAAAGGATTGTTATTTATACTTTTAAGTTTTTTTAGTAAATTAACTTGTTCTAATGCCTTGAGAATTATCTCTTCTTCATGTTGATTATAAGGATCAATATTGTTTCTTATATTTGTAGGATATATAATTGGTTTTTGAGGGATCCAGGTAATTAAAGATTCTAATTGAAGTTTATTATATTTCTTAAGTTCTAAATTATTTAGTTTAATTGAGCCCTTATATTCTTTTATAAAACCCATAAGTGTCATAAATAATGTAGTTTTACCTACACCGCTTCTTCCAATTACAGCTATTTTTTCTCCAGAATTAATTGAAATATTTATCTCTTCTAATAAAATTTCAGAATTAGGATACTTTAAACTTACATTATTAAAAGTGAGATTTAATTTAAAATTAGGATAAGTGATTACTCTATTTTCATAATTATTATAATTTATTTTTCCATCTATATTACTATTAAAATTATCTATTCTTTCAAAGCTTCCTATATCATATTTTAATCTAATTATTTCAAGAATGCTTAAAGATAGATGTTGAGTAATCATGAAGGAAGTTGATATTAAAAAACTTGATAAATTTTGTGAATTAGGTGTTTTAAAAAAGATTATAAATAAAATTAATAGACTAATAGTAATAATCCCAGCTAACTCGAGCATAAGCCAATAATAACTATAAGTTCCATTTTTAGTATAAGAAATATTAAGTATATTTATTAACTCATTTATAAATTTTTTATTAAAATAATTTGCAGCGGGTGTATTTCTTATTTGGGAGATATTAATTGAAGATTCATTAATATTTCCTAAAAGTGTGGAGATAGATTTTGCATTGTGATCAGATAAATAGGTAATTTTATATAAATATTTTTTTGCAGATTTATTAATAAACAAAAATGCTAATATATATATAATACTCATTTTAGGTTGATGCAAAATCACATAACCAACTGAACATACTAAAGAAGAAAATATATTCAAAGTAAAAGAATATTGAGAAGGTAGGTCGCAATCTAATTTATTTGTATCATAGGATAATCTATTTATTAAATCACCAGACTTTATTATGGTTTTACTATATAAATCACATTGTAAAAATTTATTTATAATAGAATTAAAAAAATAAGAAGATAGCTTAATAGAATTAAAATATATTTTTTTTCTGATTAAGATATAAATAGTAACTGCGGATATATTTAATACAAAATAAATCAATAAAGCTGGAGTATTACCATAAATGAATTTATTATCATAATAGTAAGACAGCCAATTATTTGAAAATAATTGTAAAATTGAAGGTAATAATATAAGACCTATTAATATTTTATTTGAAAAGATTTTATAAGTATACTGTATTAAAGAAGAAATAAGATTTGAAGAAGATTGGAAATCTTTAATATTCACTACTTCATCAATTTTTACATTCGTATCAGAAATATTTGCTGTTGAAATTGAATTTAAAGCTAGATTAGATTTAATAGAGGTAATAGGATATTTTTTACAAGCCTCAAGGGGGTCCTCGTAAACTTTAAATTCGTTAGAACTTAAAATTATTATTTTGGAAATTCCTTCAATATTATCAATTTGTGAAGTTATGATAATTCTAGTTTTATTCTTAAGGAATTCTTTCATTAACTTATTATATATAATAGAAACGCTATTAGGATCCTGAGAACAGAAAGGATCATCAAATATATAAATATCTGATTCTTTATAACATATTCTGGCAATATTTATTCTTTGTTTTTGTCCCTCAGAAAGATTAATACCATTTTCTTGAATTATTGTTAAATCCCTAAAAGGTAAAAAATCTATATCGTCAACTAAATTTGCTTTTTCTATAACTTCCCTATATCTTTTTTCATCAAATTGCTCAAAAAAAATTATATTATTCTTTATTGAATCATTTATAATTAAGGGTTCTTGACCACAAAGAGCAACTTTACCATTAATCAATACACAATTTGATGAATTATTTACTAATGTATTTATAAAAGTAGTTTTACCTATACCAGTTTCCCCCCAAACAAGTACACACTCTCCAGGATTGATAATTCCTGTCAAATCGTCAGGTAATTTGTAATTAGAATTTGTGGTATACAAGTTCAAGTTAAAATGTTTGACAGAAATACTACCTTTATCAAGATCATAATTTTGATTTTGGTGCTTAATTATTTCATTCGTCAGCCATTCTGAAATAAAAAGGGTTATTCTTTGTGTTGCTACTTTAGAAATATTAAATTCAATAAAACTTCTAGCAAAAAAGTATAAATGATAACGTATTAAAGTTAAAATAGTAATACTAGTAAAAATTTTTGAAATTTGAGCTTCTTTTACTTGTAATAAATATAAAGATACGACAATACATGGAATAATTATAGAAATTGAATTTTGAAGAAAATCCAAAAGAAGTAAAAGTTTAGAACTTTTTTTTATAACATTTTCTTCATTTTCCCTAATGCTTTTAAAATACCTATATGTAAAATGTTCAAATGAACAAATTTTTATTTCTTTAAAAAAATTTTTTAACCAGGTAAGGCAGTTAATTTTACTATCAAGAATGTCTTGAACTTCATTTTGTATTTTTTCAAATTTTTTTTCAGTATTTAAGTTTAAAAATATAAAAATTATTATTATTATTAATGCTACTAATGAAATCCAGTCTACCAAATAATATAATAGCAAGGTGAAAAAGGATATAAAGATAGGACTTATGAACATAATCCCTTTAGACCATTTACCCCCAATATTTTCGCAATCCTTTGCTATAATATTTATTATAGAAATTGAAGCTGGTAATTTAGAAATCTTAAGAGAAATATCATAAATCAATCCTCTAGTAAGTGCAGTTGTTCTACACTGTAATAAAGTAAAATGAAATTTATAATGTACGTATAAAATAATAGTTAAGAGTGGAATTAACGTTAAATTTAATAAAATGACGACTTTATTATATAATGTGCCATAATAAATTAAGTTGATATTTTTTAGACTTATGAATAAGCTTAACGCCCCGCA
Encoded proteins:
- a CDS encoding acyl--CoA ligase, translating into MSFKRYGKVYLNEQLYPFFQQEVQHQIYKLKSLGVNDKEVIGLNFKSNLEFLKVYLACRELNLIPLIIYKTLEAKEEAKKFGASLLIKETENKLEYIKISSKKFLNNKELNNVAVICRSSGTTGMPKLIAWNHNGINFQSTATFNHLNYLTDDKLLISLPLWCAYGLSILHMWEKYKMDLILADTLNPKHLCEIINITKSSAYDSTPVFYSFLYNFLVKNPNYVSKISSIRIWGCGGDILPLKLAKLWYNLTGKPILDGYGQVEAGPNISINTLENFRFGSVGKCLKNIQTWVEKDGELVVESPSIMEGYWVFENGDYTFNIADKTLYTGDIVNIDEEGYIKIIGRKKNIIIVNGYNINPETIEQTLLNHKNIEEVGVTYIDMNDLGHKKLTALVKLNSKDTNIIEDIKKWSLEKLHQELFPKYYFIIESLPYHSNGKIDRIALKNLASQCYSSTQENLISY
- a CDS encoding thiamine pyrophosphate-binding protein, whose amino-acid sequence is MRSYDNVWDLYANSLKESGINTLFGMVGDGIGLLEATAKIIGFKTYTFRDQRVAIAAAIGFSQESNKCVFVSCNPGPGLANASMGILEAYSQCIPMIIISNGVSRSLKNTGAFQEFNSVGFMSAITKFAYRVESYDMIKPILQKACNIAINGKPGPVYIEIPDDLIFTNYEGHISLDTKKYVYSPIIQDIKTIAKILSDAQKPLLIAGGGCMISSAKEEFTSITEILSAAAFTTASGRGSINETHNQSCGLIGLYTSLPSKILLNTSDVIFFIGSQIEETVLIGIKSLLESKKIIQLNICPEDIGKSIKADYKLIGDAKETLKLLIQEFKLLNKSNNEDWLREIQKVKNKQKFYLTDNINFESNKVRFLFKLLKEKIPNGFTLVSDNGLNDMWPYFYPVHINGEHDKFFSPGEHTGLGLPIGVAVGVKISNKERIVISVTGDGSFSFGRAALFTAAEKKLGIIYIILNNKGFGWPALTQKSQNISIGCKFEKEDNLESLAKQLDAFYFSPSDLESLNKCIESALTNSLNNNISIIELQINVQDIPIGIKENYLGEEVRHEL
- a CDS encoding ATP-binding cassette domain-containing protein, with translation MQVKYNFFFFWAKNSIFHTKNNFHLNEDPFSLYLEESIKKALLNIKENGFLNTINSFFKRDYKKVLFLFILYSLFEFCGALSLFISLKNINLIYYGTLYNKVVILLNLTLIPLLTIILYVHYKFHFTLLQCRTTALTRGLIYDISLKISKLPASISIINIIAKDCENIGGKWSKGIMFISPIFISFFTLLLYYLVDWISLVALIIIIIFIFLNLNTEKKFEKIQNEVQDILDSKINCLTWLKNFFKEIKICSFEHFTYRYFKSIRENEENVIKKSSKLLLLLDFLQNSISIIIPCIVVSLYLLQVKEAQISKIFTSITILTLIRYHLYFFARSFIEFNISKVATQRITLFISEWLTNEIIKHQNQNYDLDKGSISVKHFNLNLYTTNSNYKLPDDLTGIINPGECVLVWGETGIGKTTFINTLVNNSSNCVLINGKVALCGQEPLIINDSIKNNIIFFEQFDEKRYREVIEKANLVDDIDFLPFRDLTIIQENGINLSEGQKQRINIARICYKESDIYIFDDPFCSQDPNSVSIIYNKLMKEFLKNKTRIIITSQIDNIEGISKIIILSSNEFKVYEDPLEACKKYPITSIKSNLALNSISTANISDTNVKIDEVVNIKDFQSSSNLISSLIQYTYKIFSNKILIGLILLPSILQLFSNNWLSYYYDNKFIYGNTPALLIYFVLNISAVTIYILIRKKIYFNSIKLSSYFFNSIINKFLQCDLYSKTIIKSGDLINRLSYDTNKLDCDLPSQYSFTLNIFSSLVCSVGYVILHQPKMSIIYILAFLFINKSAKKYLYKITYLSDHNAKSISTLLGNINESSINISQIRNTPAANYFNKKFINELINILNISYTKNGTYSYYWLMLELAGIITISLLILFIIFFKTPNSQNLSSFLISTSFMITQHLSLSILEIIRLKYDIGSFERIDNFNSNIDGKINYNNYENRVITYPNFKLNLTFNNVSLKYPNSEILLEEINISINSGEKIAVIGRSGVGKTTLFMTLMGFIKEYKGSIKLNNLELKKYNKLQLESLITWIPQKPIIYPTNIRNNIDPYNQHEEEIILKALEQVNLLKKLKSINNNPLEIQISNEKQVLSKGEQQLLSFCRAILNPKPLILLDEPDSSLDMINSKLLDNIIKEHFSNSTVITITHKHSKLINYDRVYLIKEKKICLLNHLK
- a CDS encoding NAD(P)H-dependent oxidoreductase, whose product is MNNPIIILGSSRSRGNTWQAIQTVYEEKIRLIDLNDYNILPFDYEHKNKHDDFLTLMEEIMNYDTFILATPIYWYTMSGQMKVFLDRFTDLLKIRQDLGKKLRGKNLFVLACFGTSPPKNLEAIFQEICRYLGMNFKGVCFIYSGQNSELLTNNFQQIEEAKQMLKL